CTCCTCTCAGCTCCTCTCCCTGAAACGTCGACCCAATATTGCCATCGTAGACGTTAGGTAACTCTTACCAACCATCAATCAATTTACTTACTGCTCTCTCTATCCCTCTATTACTTGTAGTTTCGATTCATTAATTGGTAGTAAGAACAATATCTTCACGAATTGCTTTTAAATCTTCAAACACATCTAAAGAGATGACGAAAGGAGTTACGATGGGCACATAGCTGGATCGCTCCACTTCGCCAGCGATACTTTTCTTGACAAAATCCCGAGTCTTATTGATGCCGCTAAAGGGAAGGACACCTTGGTTTTCCATTGCGCTCTCAGCCAGGTATTGCAGTTGCTAAAGCTCACGCTTTTGGTTTACTATTTCACTGTAGaacttcaatatatataaaAGTAGGTTTGCACTGCAATTTGTAAGAACCCACGATCTAATATCTTTTTTCTGCATTCTAGCGCTTTTTTTTTGGCCCCCTTTTGCGTTGGCACTGTCTGTGAGTATTTTAATTTGATCCATTATCAGTGAAATAAGCATGACGATTGACGGGTTTTGTTGGGTATGTCAATTAGAGTGGTTTGTCTTGGCAGCTGAGTAAACAGCAAAACCGAGGACTCTGTCGGGTGGAATCTTGTAGAGAGCGTTAGTTTTGCAATAACACTTCCTACTAATATTTTGCTACACTGATTGCACTATGTTCTCTTGGCTAAAGTGGGAATGCATGAAGGACAGTATGCAGGACAATTCACTTTCATCCTGTAGAATGATAGTAAAATTGAGACCTATACTTGGTCTGCCTTCTACATTTTTGGGTTCAGGAGTATCAAAGTCTTTAAGTTCTACAAGCAAGTATGCTGCTTGGTGCTGTTCTTTGGGACTCAGGTTTTGTTTGTTGTTGCATCATAAATTTCTCGATCGATCATATAATTCTTAATTGCTTCAGAAGATCTCTAAATTCAATTGGAAGAAGTCATTTATTCATGGCTTTTGTACTTTAACATCATATTGTGACAGAGGTTTCAAGGGATGGTAAGTATGCAAGTGTTGTTATGTTGGCGTATGCAAGTGTTGTTATTCATTCGTTTGgattgaggaatttgatgaagAATTTGAAGTCCATCCAAATCGCCCTAGTTGTTTGGATTGTTTAATAAGCATCTGGGTTTGTAATACACCaattattaaaatatattttaaatactaGAATAATTTGTAATTTTCAAATCCAAATACTTCCTAAATATCATAAACAACTAGAGGGATTTGAGAGGATTTCAAATCCTTAATCAAATCCCTCAATCGAAATACAAAACACCCAGCAAAAGTGAACTGCATTTGTTGAGCCTAGGGTTTTTGGGGTTGGGGGGGGGGTGGGAGTGGGAGGGGGGGGACAACAACAACAACCATCCTTTGAGCCATACAGTGAGACAACCTGGACAAGCAGTTGTCTGACTACGAGTTATAAATCTGGATAGACCACAAGTCACAATGGAACTGTTTTCCTTTTACTACCCAATTAATGATTTCTGCACTTTTCTTGTCGATCTCTTCATCAAATTAATATTTGTTTGAAAAAGCTCATCTCTCACTTTCTTGCGCTCTCTTTCGCTCTTCATGTTAGTTGTACTACATTAGCACCAATCTGTATCGAATTTGAATTTCTCTTGGTGTTTGTGGTTGACTTGGAGCATGGCATAAGGAAGAAAAGGAGGATAAGTGGTTGTTGTTTGGCAGGGGGGaggtctttttttcttttttttgggggggagggggaggggtgTGTTGGGAGGGAATGATTAGTTATAATGCCACGGGTTTTTTGGTGTCGATATGTTTAATATTCTCCCATTGCAAGCCTTTTGTGACCAAGCACTCTTCTTTCGGTTGTTTATTTGTGAAGTTTTGAATTTAGATCTCAATGTAGCATTTTGAAAGTCCATAGGCATATTCCTGCTTTTCCAGAATCGCAATGGTTGACAATGGTAATTTTGCTTAAACTGTATTAGCAGTGAAGTGTGTTTTGATCTGTGGTACGGTTCCAAGTTGCATCTCGCATGTGCCAAGGTCTGTGGCCTTGCGCTGATTCGAAATTAGACACACTTCTGAGCTTCAGGGTATTGGCGCGTCTTCAGTGTCAAAATCCTGTATTCACTTTTCACTCCATGAATTTGATAGTAACAGGTTAGTCTTATTGTGGATCTTGGACAGAGAATTGACTGGCAACTGACTCTTCTGTAGGTTCGTGGACCAAGATGCGCCAGAAGGTTTGCTGATTATCTGGCTGAAATGAAAGAGGATGCcggaataaaaaatattatgatTCTTGAACGTGGATACAACGGATGGGAAGCCTCGGGTAGACCTGTTTGCCGCTGCACTGAGATCCCGTGCAAGGGAGACAGCAGAGTACCTTCAGTTTAGGTGTGGCTTTGCCTGAGGGGGACCTAATTGCCCTTGAAAGATATATACAAGCTGGAACTCAAATCCGAACAATCATGTACGTGCTCCACGTAATATAGAATTTGGAAAGAAGCTTCAAATTTTTTGACCAGGAATGTATTTGTTatgaatgctttttttttttttttgttttaaagggAGAATCTACCAACATTAAGCACGGTATCGTGGCCTAAACTGTCTAAGCTCTGAGTTTGTGGCTGTCTCAGaaatatagatttttttttaaaaatcaaatCTCAGAAATATAAATACTCCCTtcgtcccgttttgttagttttgctctttttttttcacacagattaagaaagtgtaattaatttggttggaaacataaatttagattaataattttctaaaatacccttatgctaatcacgaagagtgtcaattaatatcagttacagctaatgggttagtattggaaaaacttaatgtattcaatgtagtgagttagtatttaataacaatgtattaataacaagatatttaataagggtattttagataatttgaaagattactacattttttaatgggaaagtggactacaatttgggacagacaaaAAAGGTAAATaagactatcaaaatgggacggagggagtagatTTGAGATGGCTCGCCGAATCCAAGGTTCGTTTTTTTATGCTTGAGAAGTGCCCAATTGATTCAGGCCGGAGGCAGGACATTCATCAAAGCAATCATTCAAACGGTTAATGCCATTTGACTACTGTTACAGGTCATTGCTTTTAACGGTTTACCATGAGAAACCGACCGGCTCTTGCTGTTTGTGATGAGATCCCAGCAAATTTCTCCTAAACTAGGAGGAGAACACCGCGCGATGCGCGGTGTAATTTTCAAGATTGCCCAGAAATGCCCAatgattcaaattcaaatattaaGTATGAAAAGTTACAAAAAGATACACCAAAAActttgtcattttgtttttgtagttttatTAAGCAGTGAATATGAATAATCTGTCAAAGAAATGCAAGACAATACAATGAATAGACTACTAAGAGCATTAAGATGCTCCTTGCTTTTGCATAGaatgaaaatagaaataaaaaaagacaCATGCAATGGaggagaagggaaaaaaatattagCTTGAAGAAAAACACAAAGTGAGTTGTTAGTTCCTAAAAAACGCATTTAATAGCTATAAGTTTGTTTTTTGTTGATAAAAATCACAGATCAAGTTGTCAGTTCCTAGAAAAGGATATTTAATAGCAATAAGTTTCCTTTACAGTATATTCAATCGAATAATAAAATGCATATACATGCAgtataaaaagaaaatctaCTTAGCGAGACTAAACCATATACCAATGCCAATTGAACAAAttgacaaagaaaagaaaaaagtattTCTAATTGGCCACAAGCAAAATGATTCTAGACTTTCGATGACTAATAGCATCAGAGAGCTCTAGCTTCATTCAGACTCTCCTCTCGTTCCCGTGAAAGGCTGAAAGCAAATACCTATCCAACAGTGAACGATGGGTTTAGAAAAACTTCTCTATAGACAAAACTCCAAGTTAAAAGCTACAGACAAGAAGCAATGTCATAAACCAGATTACTAAACATTTGAACAAAAAAttcctcaagaaaatatcataggAATTTGAATTTCTATGGAACACTTAATTCTGATTAGaaacatcaaattttgaaaaaaaaaaaacaatttataCCAACCTATAATAATAGTCCGAAAgtcaaaataagcaaataaataagtaaaaggACAAGACAGTACCTTACGAGAAACCAAAAGCAATGAGATCCGACAAAATTTCTTGATGATATTAATGCAAATAACCCATGAGCGTCTTCACACTTCTGCTTTTAATGTTCTAAACAAACGAAAAGGAATATCTCAAGAACTgaaaaagcaacaaagacaaTCTTAACCAAAGTCAGCAAGAATAATTAAACCCAGCAGGATAATGCATCATCAGTGGAACagttaaatcaaataaaacttGGATCTTCAGACATATTCAAAGTGTAATACATTTGAAATTATTCTACCTAAAGCAATAGTAGAAATCCAATCTTACTTTCAAGCTCTTACCATCTATAATGAGTCGatcaaaatccaatttttcaaTCATTCTAATAACTAATTCTACAACCATAGATGCAACTCACGcaaatttttctccaaaaaaaaatcgCTTAGGactatgtaattttattatttcttcttAAAATGAGTATCTCCTTGATCAGTTCCAGTGCTTTTATCAGCAACTAAGAAAACACAacgtttgttgaaaaaaaaaactaagaaagcacaaaagtatttttttcttttgttttaaagaatCCATATACACTGTCCGGAAAATGAGAACCAAAACTtcacaagggaaaaaaataagaaaaatagttTTCTCCAAAATAAAGACAcgaaaaaaataactaaagttttTAATAGTCACTGACATGAAATTTGATCTCCACAAATGGAGACTTTGGGTTGGTTACCATATGGATCGTCTTTGTGAGTCAATAAGTGAACGTACCCCTGCACataacaaaccaaaaaaaaaaacccatcaGATGAGCCATGAAAACTCCATTTTCCAGAGTTTCTCGACAACCTTTTCCTTTAGTTTCTCTACCAAGTAATTTTTCCAGATATAATAAATATCATACAAGTTTGTACAGGGGGCTCTAGAgacccaaaagaaagaaacaagtaaCATAGAAACTACTTAAAAAAGagtacaaaagttaaaaaaatgaaaataaaatagagAAAACCTGAGATGAAGAAGGACGAAACCCAAGGAAGCAAAATTGCCCGCAATGTTTCTCGGTGATGATCTTCTCTTGGCTGCATCTGTCTTGTGAGAAAGCATGGATAGAGAAAAAAGGAACAATATAGGCAAAATTTAGATATTAAccaggtgaaaatttttggggaaTAAAACCAATAAATATAGAAAGGAAATAAAGATTAAGAGGCAACAAAAAACAAGATAGTTTGGAGATCGATTCTGCAAATTTCCTTGCTTCTGGAGCTAAAGACGATCAAGCAGAGAGAGAAGATCTAGAACAACCCTATTATCctacaaagggaaaaaaaataaccaCAACAAGCCACAATGTTAGACAACTAAACCAGagaacaaaaagggaaaaaaaggctAGAGAAGTTTAGGCAGGGGAGGAAAGAACAAACCCTTTAAGCAATGAGAATAATCTTCTTAgaatatttatatgaaaaacCGTAGGCAAGACACATTGCAAAAGATTTTCCATATCTGAACATGCAATATCACAACAAATATAAAGTTAGACAAGAAAACCctcaaaaaaaatcttttaaagACTACCGTATAACCACACCAAGCAATAAACAACCTGAAGAAACCAACTGCGCGTAGTTCTCTTTGTGAACTCTTCTATTTCTTTACCAGTCATAATGCAcacaaaagaaaccaaaaaacaaaataatcacCAAATGATACCTAATAgtcataaaattttaaaaatgaaaaagaaaaattcacaaCCAAGAAATATCTACAAAATAACAGGAAGCTAACCTTAAAAGTCACTCGATTACCATGCAGATGCTTAATTTCTTTTCGTATCCCCTCCAGAATGATTTGacgtaattttttttgggtcgaTCTTGGTAGTCAAAATGGCAGCATTGGGAGAGAGGTGATAAATGCCAAGGTGATAAACACATCAGTACAGCATTGGGAGGAAACTACAAGGTGAGAAAACAAAAGTATGTCTAGAAAAAATGAAGCAATATTGATTGATCTCTTTCAACTATTTCTTCCTTTAGATAATTGTTTACCTTTTCTTCAACATCCACAGCTTCTAGAAGAATAACCTACATTATTTAAAAAAACCTTCAATATATGGCTATCAAAGACTATATTAGCATGATTGATAAATTCAGCATGGCAAATGATAGAACACGAGTATAATGCATAACAATTATGAGAAAAGATATCCACCTCAAGAGTACTTCAAACTGAACCTCCCAGCTTCATATATGATTCAGATGCATAACAATTCATGTTGAGAAGgcaatagctaaaaaaaaaaagaattggtaAAATTAACAATTTCAACACCCACCAGACACTTCGTGAAAACCACTACATAgcacaaaaatcagaaatttaaaattcaaatttaaggtAATCTAGAAAGATGAccacaaaataaaaagaaaagacgaTAACCTGAAAAGCGAAATCTTTTTCTCCTCCCTTTAGTATTTCCTTGTGATGTTCCTCAATCTATCAAATAGGCAGCAATCTAAGATTATGAGGAGCAGCAAAACTAAAGAAGcaagcaagaaattaaaaacttcagAAATGAAAAGGAAGCAGAAACTTGAAGGTCCAATCTAGtgtaaaattggaaaaatgacagggaaataaatcaaaaaaaattcataacctgaaaagttaaaattttttctCCTTTCAGTAGATATTCCTTCCATTTTTTCAAACTGTTTTCACATTTGAATACTATAACGTTGAGATACCAAGAACCATATATTACATACACTGAAAAAATGACTTCACACTAACCATAGAAAAAAGGGCTTTAAAAATCTCATTTGGCAAATGCACATACGAAATAAAAGCTCAAGTAAGATATTGtcaataatattaaaaaaaccCATAAAAGTATAAACAAACAATTATGAGATCAAACTTGGCTGTTTTGTCTTACAATTACTATGGGCAGAATAGATTGCTATTGTAGGCAATGAACCACATAGTTCAATCGTCAACACTGCTTTACCCAACTTGCTCACAAACACTTCTAGAACAAAGCCATGTAATTAAATGATACTGCTCAAAATGTACAAGCATTTGCTAAAAAATTGATCTTCTAGTTtttgaaacattaatgaggtGTTATCAAGATTAAAatgcaaagaagaaaagtaagtTTGTAAAATCTACCCATTAAATTGGCGAAACAAATTGTGTAACCTAACCATGCTATGATAATAACCAAAGTAATAGGCTCTTTGACGAGGTAAGAGAgccgagaaaaaaaaaggaagaacagGCCAGAAAAAAAATTGTCCCAGTCCAACTCATCATTCAAGAGTAGAAAGGCAAAGAAAATTAAAAGGCACAACTATTCAATATGttatttttaactttcacaAGCAAATGTACATGTATCAACCCCCTGGGAGTTTCTATTCTAGCTTCGTAACCTTCAATTGTTGAGGAAAACAATCtatcaaataaacaaaagaacaCAATTAGGTGATAATCTAAATCCTATCAGCATATACATTTAAGAATCTCGGGAAGGGAAAAATTTCTCTTATTCAGGGGGAAAAACCCCCAAAGAATACAAAATCAGTCTGTTTACCACCATGTATGCATTATCTTCAATGAATGTCGCACTGGCAGTTATTAAGTGGATATTTCTTGCGTTTTTCCTCAATCTACTAAACAGAAATCAAAATATGACATAAATGGAAAATAAGACTATTAGCAGCAGCAAAACTAAATAactaaacaagaaattaaaacatataATCTTCAATGGAAaagccaaaaacaaaaagaaaaaagaaggaagcgGAAACTTGAAGGTCCAGTTTAgcataaaattagaaaaatggttggaaaataaacTACAGAAAAATTCGAACCTTGAAAAGTtaaatcttttcttcttcttcccgtcgacttttcttccatttttccctcaatttattaaaagaaaaaatgagatCCCTATCTGTCCAATAGACAGCAGAAATGAAATCATTAACAGCAACAAAACTAAAGTACTAAGCAAGAGATCTGAAATCAGAAACttttcttacaaaaaaaaacggaaacaaaaatttgaaggcTAGAGTAAAATTGGAAAAAGactgaaaaataaattaaagaaaatcgCACAACCTGGAAAGTTgattctttttctccttctcgTGGACTTTCAATCCATTGTCCGCAATCTATGAGAAGCAAAATGCGATTGTGAGTAActgcaaattcaagaaaaaaaaaagaaataaacaaaaactaaaCAGAAAAACATCACAGTGGcttatttgtttttaatttttgttgattaacaaagaagaaagaaaacatgtAGATGAATGATAGATCTGGCCATCGTTTGACAGAGAGGGAGAGCGAGAAAGGAAGAGTGTTCGTCTGAGGTATGACTGCTAAACCCCTCACAAAAAAAGATCCAAATGgctagagagagaaagaagaagagattACAAACCCCAAAAAAATCCCAACCATCCTCCTTGTTGTAGTTGTTCTCAGTCAAAAGCGAAAAAAGAACAGATGAAAATGAAGAGAAGAGAGGATGAGGGTTTtctgaagaaagaaaaagaaagagatgaCGATTGAGAAAGGAGATTGACGGACAGAGAGAGGAAAGGAAGTTCCTCTGAAGCATCGAGCCCAATGCAATTCACGCGTGGGAATTCACACGGGTTGGAGTGCTGGACGACCATCGATTCGGAATTCCCACGGGCCGGACGACCACCAATCAACCAATGCAAGCAAGCCACGTCAGCAATTGAAGCCCAATTGAAAACTTCCCCATTCCCCAATAGACTAGATATGTTAACAAGTTAACCCTTGTGCGGGTTTGGAAGTCACCGTCGTGTCTCTCTCTTTCATGCGAATTTCCTTTTCGGAAACTTGTACGTGATTGAAAGTTTCCCCGCTTAAATTTCGCGCTAAACTCAAAAACTATCCATAAATGCAGCTATAGAGCACCCATTTCTCCTCGATCTGCAATTGGAGCTATAGTTGTAAGCCTAGACCTATTTTGAACTTTCTACTTGCCGAAGG
The Coffea arabica cultivar ET-39 chromosome 6c, Coffea Arabica ET-39 HiFi, whole genome shotgun sequence genome window above contains:
- the LOC113695007 gene encoding dual specificity phosphatase Cdc25-like → MSRSISYITSSQLLSLKRRPNIAIVDVRDDERSYDGHIAGSLHFASDTFLDKIPSLIDAAKGKDTLVFHCALSQVRGPRCARRFADYLAEMKEDAGIKNIMILERGYNGWEASGRPVCRCTEIPCKGDSRVPSV